A genome region from Arachis duranensis cultivar V14167 chromosome 8, aradu.V14167.gnm2.J7QH, whole genome shotgun sequence includes the following:
- the LOC107462860 gene encoding photosystem II 5 kDa protein, chloroplastic, with protein sequence MASITMTTSIGGGMVLRNRCPAAVQSRVVVANAGRAVEGEKMIVSYESEKEGSNRRRDVMFGVAAAAVCSVAGIAVAEEEPKNGTPEAKKKYAPICVTMPTARVCHK encoded by the coding sequence ATGGCGTCAATCACCATGACAACCTCAATCGGCGGCGGCATGGTCCTCAGAAACCGGTGTCCGGCGGCAGTGCAGAGTAGGGTTGTTGTGGCAAATGCTGGCAGAGCAGTTGAAGGGGAAAAGATGATAGTGAGTTATGAGAGTGAGAAGGAGGGGAGCAACAGAAGGAGGGACGTGATGTTTGGTGTTGCGGCAGCCGCTGTTTGCTCCGTTGCGGGGATAGCAGTGGCAGAAGAAGAGCCTAAAAATGGTACCCCAGAAGCAAAGAAGAAATATGCCCCAATTTGTGTGACCATGCCCACGGCTAGAGTTTGTCACAAGTGA